The Raphanus sativus cultivar WK10039 chromosome 6, ASM80110v3, whole genome shotgun sequence sequence gaaacaacaCGAATCATCATTGCTCCTCTAGTCCCCTACGTACGcgtttttcttcttattatcaGGAGATTTATTTCCTAAACCAAGAATGTTTTTATTGGCAAGAAGAAAAAGACGAGAACATGTTTTGTTGACAGCTTGAAACAGAGTGGATTActtatttttggtcaaattatTGATGGCGCAATGCTTCTCAATTTATCAATAGCAACCAGTGAATAATAACCACGTGGGTTTTGTCCCACCAATGAAATGTCGTTAAATGTAGGTGTTTTTGAGTTTTCGTCAAGTTTATGTTCTTATTAGCCATCTAATAAGGCATGATTGAATATAGGTGGACCGTACCACATGGCATCATATATAGAGAGACATGGATGCGGAATTATATTGCATGACAAGTTGACTCGAAGCCGACAAAATGTACGACCACATGGGTCTCCTATATTGACCAGATCTGACTCGACAAAATCTGTAAAGAGATATCTTTGTAAGAACCTGGGGTTTCAACCATCTCATTAACATAGTTTTGAATGTGTCTTAAAAGGCGAGGCTCATAACTCATATAACTCGTGCATATAATATTAGGAGAGCAACGAGAATGATAGCAAACGTTTTGGTTAGTAAATGTTTAATTTGCAGAGGGGAACATGACATATTCTATTCAATAAGTTTGACTTTTTGAAGTTCAAGTATATATGTGGATCGTAGTCTATATATGTATCACTAATATATCCTCAACATTTCATAATTTAGATTATGTTATATGGTCATCCAAGTCATCGGTCTTGATCGCCATCTTAAACTAAATATCCCACCATCCAGGAGTTGATGGCCTAGTGGCATTTTCAGCTACGTGACTGTTTTAAATCATGCAACGGGTGTTTAAAAAGTGGTCTTGTTACCTCTTTGACTAGGAAGACAAACATAAAAACCTAAACATTTCAGTGGCTCACCAGCTTGAACTATAAGTAGCCCTTTTTAATCACCACATTTAACTAATAATCCCTATTAATCACCTACGTCCTCAGCAATATAGCTAAGAAGGTGCCGATGATACGTTAGTGTTTCATTGATGAACAGTGACTTCTTCCGAAGTCAAGACGGAGACAGACTTCGACTGCATGGTCAGGGGAGGGTTAGAGACAAAGTCTTATTATGTTACTATTTACTGGAGTGTAAAActcattttaccaaaaataaagcAACTAGATATTTTGTGAATGGGAAATGATTGTCAATTTCCGGTGAAACttatttggatatatatatatatgataaaatctGTTTAGAACACAACAAAATGCAAAGAACATTCAACACATCACATCACTCTTACATCAATTTATCAACCGAATATTGACCATTCCTTCAACATCTTGTCCAAACAAACCAAATTTATAAACGAGAAGTTGATCAATTAGTTAGAACTTTTACTCGCTCCATTTTATTTATGTCATTTTAGGATTGTGCATatagattaaatttttaatataaataaacatcaTTAGTTTATTATCTAAGTACAATTCAACTAATAGAAAATtgactaaaaatacaaatgatcatactccctctgtttcattataagtgtcacTTTAGAGTTttgcacacatattaagaaatcatttaattttgtatattttcaataaaaaatattattactcaTATaactcaaccaatagaaaaataaaatggggaataaaattaataaattctacattgaaatgctaaaacgacacttattttgcaacgaaaaattttctctacaacgacacttattGAGAAACTGAGGgagtataatattaaaattaataaaatttacattgGAAATCGGAACTTCGTTTactttgtaacaaaattttgacTCTTAAAAGTATTACTCTTTCCATTttataatacttgatgttttactttAGTgtacaaatattaagaaaactatATTTCTCTAAAAAGTATTGTaaagatatatttaatattaaaatcagTTAATCAATAACAAAAAGGACTGTAaataattggttgaacagttttcaataaagttaaagttaatcttaaaatttcaaaacttcgTAATTTCGtgtaatttaaaacaaaatacttTTTCTAAATATCATCTATATTGAAACTGAGGGGTATTAGCTTAGTTTTTGATGGCTAAAGACTAGAGGCAAGGGTTGAGTGGATCGAGAGATGCGGCAATCCGAACGTAATAGTGTACTTATTAGTTTAGGCTTGTGTCTTAAAAGcctaactagattttaacccgcactTAAAAGGACagatatatttttctgttttatattttaaaaaataaatttgtatttgtgtttttaattatatttgtatttttttttgtataatattttttaaaatgattaataagaagttttaataattatattaaaatagttggactacgcctatatcaataggtcatgttccttttttaatagtattgattttaaataaattatttatacacAATTTTAGTTGGTAATTTAGTTTTAGCATAGGGATATTCCATTTACTAAAATCGTGGTATAGTTAATATTCTGTGTAACTATAAATATAGTAACtacattcaaaatatttttttattataatttattatataatggtaaattattaaaaatcatatcaTTATATTATCATGTAAAAATCTAATGGTATTCGACAGTCATATAGATGCATTGGTCTATGTTCTAAatgactaaatatataaaaactgtcATCAtgaaacttattataaaattattatggtATATGATGTCAATATGTATTCTATGTAACGTCATATacatatgtaatatatattttgtgtaatataTGATAATCTAGTATGATGAAAATGGACAAAATATGAATTAACTATATTTGTTATGTTCAGTTAATGATTTGAAGAGaatcaaaaacatttaaaaaaaaaaaatcaaaaacgaTCATCTATGCTAACCTGCTGTCCAATTAGAGTCGGTGGTCATAAGAACAATCATGTATTTCTTCTAATAGTTGATAATCGTAggtttagttttaatataattttggaaTATAACACGGTTTAGTTTCATTAGACCATATTAGTTAAGTTTAAGTAAACCGGTTGTATTATCTAAGTAGTGTTTAATAATATTGTAACAAACGTGAAAGGTCCAATATTTAAGTAGGTTAGTAACAATTTTTAAATggttcaaattttaaatgacaACTTTTAACAGTAGATAAATTtaggactctaaattaatagagtagattACACATGCGACAATTAGATGCTTTTATGTAACGACTTTATGGTGTTCTTTATTTCACtctaaaagtttttaaaagcgACTAGTTTATGCAACAAATATAAACCGAATAATCACCGATCGGGGGTGAATAAAACTATTTCACTTTTGCTTTTTCCCTAAGCTACTTTACTCACAATAACACTAGATTCATCTTTATAGAATGCAATATggtataaatgaaaaaaacaaatggcATAGTCAAAGAAAACAACTAGACCAAACCAAAATTTGGGTTACCGAACCGGTTCGTCAAAATGACTAAATGAGTTTTATCTCCTCATGATCATGGACCTGAAATTACTAATGGGCTTTATGAACAGTCTCATTTCAAATTAGCATAGATTGTGCCTCGTCAGAACAGAAATGATATTCTTTTTACAAACCATATAATCAACCTTCTCTGTTTCAGTATGCTAGTGTTACAAGGCCAGAGTCCCTTAACTATTTAAAAGCTATCTctctttttgaaaacaaaaaaaggttCAACTTGGCTCCTTTGTATTTGCAATAGCGTGGTGTTCAAGTTGACCATTATATAAACTCAGACCATTTTATAAACTCACTTAGAATAAATTACATCTTATATATACATCATATAAGAACTTATAAATATTGAACAAACATTTAAAAACTGATAAAGTATTTGAATGAAATTCGGTTTCTATAACTATCCTAACCATAAATCTGTGAGctttaaaagatttattttaCCTAAAATAACTATCTTAAAGGAAAACTGTTTGAAGATAATGAGATTATGATCATGTGTACATTCCGTGTTTATCTATTTATAGACTTATTCTTACAGGACAAAAAGCTATTCTTAGAAAAGTTCAACAGAAACTGCTGCAGACCAGGATTACAGTTGTTATGAATTTACTAAAACTGGCAACCACTAATTTTCTTTAAGAACCAGTCCTTCTTCCCTTCTCTTGTCCTATTCTCTATCAGCTCATCTTGTAACGTTTGTTCTCATTCATTATCTCTTCAAAGCTTCTCACTAACAAATCCAATATATTAAGATGGATCAAGCAGAGCTTTGCCGGATATTCCAAATGTTCGACAAGAACGGCGACGGCAAAATCACCAAGCAAGAGCTGAATGATTCATTGAAGAATCTTGGAATCTACATCCCGGAGCAAGAGCTGGTGCAGATGATTGAGAAGATCGATCTCAACGGTGATGGGTACGTGGACAGCGAAGAGTTTGGAGGGTTGTTCGAGACGATCATGGAGGAGAGAGACGAGGAGGAAGACATGAGAGAGGCTTTCAATGTGTTTGATCAGAACAGGGACGGGTTCATCACGGTGGAAGAGCTGAGATCTGTGCTAGCTTCCTTGGGACTCAAGCAAGGAAGAACTCTAGATGAATGCAAGAGGATGATTGGCAAAGTTGATGTTGATGGAGATGGCATGGTGGATTTCAAGGAGtttaagaaaatgatgaaaGCTGGTGGATTTGCAGCCTTGTGATCAAAACttgtaaaagaagaaaaagaagcccattttagggttagggtttgtgACCCAAAATCATTGTTTTATTCTTCGGAATGGTTAGGGCAAAAACCTCGAAAGAGAATTAATAAATGGATTTGCAAAGATAACGAAACTTTGTGAGCTTCCTTAGAATTCTTCTTCACAAATATTGTTGATGAACTTGCTTTGAAACATAACCATGTCCACGGATCTGATTCTTTTATTGTTTGGAATATTTGGTTGTCATGCACTTTGCTTGTTAATTACTACTAGTTTTATGTATCTTTCCCCTGCAACAGAATTTGAAATTAGTTTTGACTAGTTCTCTAAACTGACGTCGCTTTCTTAGGCATCAAAGCCcgtctagctcagttggtagagcgcaAGGCTCTTAACCTTGTGGTCGTGGGTTcgagccccacggtgggcgcattttttttctctctctaaattTTAGACAAATATGTGAAATTAGTTTTGGTAGTTCTGTAAACTGACGTCGGTTCCATAAGCATCAAACTGACGTCGGTTTCATAAGGATGAAAGTGATGTCGGTTTCATGAGCATCAAAGCCcgtctagctcagttggtagagcgcaAGGCTCTTAACCTTGTGGTCGTGGGTTcgagccccacggtgggcgctttctttttttatttctgtaaTTTTTGAAGTTTAGATAGACAAATATGTGACAGCCATTCCTGCCTTACGATATACGGGACCGAAGTCAGTAGATTAAGCTCCGCAATTTAGTATTTCTTCCAGTAGTGGATAACCAATATTACAGAACCGTTTCAGTGTACTGCATGTTACCAGTTTAGAGCACAAAATTTGCAGCCTCATTCATTCAAAAAGtttatcaaattaaatcatAGTGACTACCATTATATCTAGAACCTGAAGGGTCAAGCGTTTTATGTTTGAAGAACACGCAAGGGGTCGTCGTCATTAGTTTATGGATTTTGGATAAGCTTTACAATGCACAGATTAAAGTCCCATTGATACATAAACACAACTGTATTTGATTCTTGCAAAAGTTTAGGCCAATGTGTTGGTCTGTCTCTGTCCTAACGCAAACTGAAAAGTAAAAACGTATTCTAAAATCAAATTCAACGTTGTAATAAggaatcaatatattttttaccgGTCAACATTTGTTGTCTCAAATCCAGTTAAAAGAAGAGctcaaaatattatatgaattcCAACAAAAACTTCTCTAAACACTTGCGATTTCACTTTAAACTCGTTTATCACACGACTTGTCTTTCTATTCGCAACTAACTAATTCTCATGGTGTATTCAGAAGCAGTGTTGAAGGATTTTGGCtaatgaaagaaacaaaacaacttAGTTACCCCATACACTGTCCCAACCACCGCCATCACCACCTGGTGCAGCAGGTTTAGCCCCCTCAACAACGCAGTTCTGGTTTCCATGGGGCTGGTGAGGTAAAGGGAGTCCATTAGCTCCTTGTGTCTGCTGCTGCATCATGCCAGGCTTTGTTTTCACCCCGAGCAAACGCAATACAAATCTTGCTAATTCTCCATATAACATACCACCACGATCACATAGCTGAAGAAGAGCAGACATGAGCATATGAAAGGCCTGTGTGTTCTGGTCTATCAGCATTGCTACACGCCCAAAGAAATTCACAGCACCTTGCAACTAACATCAAGCAAAACATGTACACTTTAATGTTATAAACTTAATCAACTTCTTTGGTTTCTCTTAAACATTACAAAACATAAAGGGGCATGAACGGTACCACACGGAGAAAGGATATCCAGAAGCCAGGTGGAGATGGAGGTTGATTAGAAGGGTCGTTTGGATCTTGACCACCATAAGGAATCATCCCCATTCCCATACCATAACCACCACCGAAACTTCTATTGTACATCCCACCACCATGCATACCTGAACTTCCATAGAGACCACCACCAACACCATACATACCTCCTCTATTATGCATGCTACCACCACCATACCTTCCAAGCCCATAACCATATGCACCCAAACCATAACCAGAGTTCATACCTAGATTTGGACCATAACCTGCATTACACGCAACAAAAGAAGTAAAGCTTATCTCCTctctaataataaaaagaaaaagaaataacatgTACACATACCGCCATACGTCTGCGGCAACCAAGGTCTAGCTGGCACAGGTCTACCCAGTAGATTCATATTACCAGCAGCAGTATGATTCCTATTCAGAGAAGAAACTAGTTCACCAGGGTTAGCTGTGCCAGAAGCCTCAACAGAAGCAGCCGTGCTGGTGGTATTTGAAGGAGGCCTGAAAGGGTTAGGAGCAgatgtgttgttgttgttgtttccttctcGTACCCGAGGTTTAGGAGGTCTTCCACCTTACAACAGCAGCAGTCATCAAAGTGTGAAGTCAATTAAATGTTGAATAATGTGAACTATAGCTAGTAAAAAACGATGCTTCTGCCACAAGACAAAGAAAAAACCCACCAGATTAAAGAGATCAAAATCGATTGATTACAACCCTAATTAATTAAAGAATAGgaagaaaatcaaaaatcacAACTTATTAAAAGCGGGAAAACAGAGCATCTCCTCGAACTGATCAGAAACAACTAACCTGATGGGTGATACGTTGCCATAAACCGAGACAATTCAAGAACTCTCAGACGCGGCCTAACGTCAAGCGCCTCAAGCGTgtagtagagagagagagagagagagagaaagagagagagagagagagagagaagagagagagagagagagagagagagagagagactttgaAAACGGAAAAGGAAAGAAACAGAGTATATATACTTTCCCTCATTTAGGTTTATTATGCATCAACCCCTAAAGTTCCGATCTTTACCATAAAAAGCcccaaaataactaaaatagaaaagaaaatccCAAAAAGGATAAAgatgaaaacttaaaaaaaaaatatttttatttttaataaacaaaagatTCCATTTTTCGAGGGAAGCTTCAGTCGGCGGCGGCGGTGGATTGTCTCtatctccatctccatctctcgCTCTGTTCCTCTATCACGGCGTAGTCTTGTCTGAATCCCGGAACTATCAATCATTTGAAGGAAAGGAAGCGACTTTTTTTATAATCCTGAGATTTTGGAGTAATTGATGGCGGCGAGCGCGAATCCGACCGAAGGTTCATCGGCGGCAGAGAAGATATCGGCGGCGGCTACGAACACTGTGAATTCAGCGGATAACGGTGGGAATAATACGAAAGTGGATAATAACTCAGAGACGATAAGCGCGTTGAGGCATAATCCAGGGATCTCTGTTGATTGGACTCATGATGAACAATCGTTATTAGAAGATTTGCTCGCCAAGTAACTCT is a genomic window containing:
- the LOC108810380 gene encoding calmodulin-like protein 3 yields the protein MDQAELCRIFQMFDKNGDGKITKQELNDSLKNLGIYIPEQELVQMIEKIDLNGDGYVDSEEFGGLFETIMEERDEEEDMREAFNVFDQNRDGFITVEELRSVLASLGLKQGRTLDECKRMIGKVDVDGDGMVDFKEFKKMMKAGGFAAL
- the LOC108810699 gene encoding peroxisomal membrane protein 13-like, whose protein sequence is MATYHPSGGRPPKPRVREGNNNNNTSAPNPFRPPSNTTSTAASVEASGTANPGELVSSLNRNHTAAGNMNLLGRPVPARPWLPQTYGGYGPNLGMNSGYGLGAYGYGLGRYGGGSMHNRGGMYGVGGGLYGSSGMHGGGMYNRSFGGGYGMGMGMIPYGGQDPNDPSNQPPSPPGFWISFLRVLQGAVNFFGRVAMLIDQNTQAFHMLMSALLQLCDRGGMLYGELARFVLRLLGVKTKPGMMQQQTQGANGLPLPHQPHGNQNCVVEGAKPAAPGGDGGGWDSVWGN